The DNA segment GTGTTTTAATTACTGTGGAGCCTAATAATGAACTTTAAACTAAATCTTCGTACAAAAACTTTGTTAATATTATTTGGGGTAATAACACCCGGCTTCGTACTCCTTGTCCTTATTTTTACCAGCCGTATTAACGCCAATTATCAAAATTTTTCTCCCAGAGATATTTTAAGCCTTTTTTGGGCCTTTGCCGGCATAGGTTTAGTATTGGTACTGCTTGTTAATGCGGTATTAATTAATATGGTAGTTAAACTCATTAAAGAAGTTAGTAATTTTATAACGACCGTTGAAAACGGCGACTTAACCCATATTATAAGTGAAAAAATTTACAGCCGCAGCGATGAGATAGGCGAACTGGCTAAGCATAGCAATGCGATGAAAACGCGTTTGCACTACGAAATAGAGCTAGTTTATGATGTAGCCGATGAAGTTAAACTTTTGTGTAAAGAAATAGACAAAGATAGCGACATCATTGCCGATAGCAGCAGTACCCAAGCCGCCAATTCTGAAGAGATTAGCGCCAGTATAGAAGAACTGAGCAGCACTATTGCCAGCAACACCGAAAATGCTAAAAACACCGAAGATTTAGCTAAAAAAATAGTAAACAACGCTCAAAAAGGCGGGGCCGAAGTGGATAGAACTGTAGAAGCTATGCAAAGTATTGCCGAAAAAATTGGCATTATCGAGGATATTGCCAGCCAAACTAACTTACTGGCCCTTAATGCCGCCATCGAAGCGGCCCGTGCCGGTGATGCCGGGCGTGGCTTTGCCGTTGTAGCCGGCGAAGTACGCAAGCTGGCCGAACGCAGCGCCGTTAGCGCCACCGAAATTAGCGAACTATCTAAAAGCAGCCTAGAAATAGCCAATAGCGCCGGTAGTTCTATCAATAAAATTATTCCCCGCATTCAGGAAACTGCCGAACTTATCCAAGAGGTATCTACAACTACTTCACATCAAAAAGCAGGGATTAACCAAATAGAGGCCGCTATAAACCAATTAAGCCATAGCACCCAAAACAACGCCAGCAGCAGCGAGCATTTAGCCAGCGCCGTAACATCTTTACTTAGCGAAATCGATAAGCTAGAAAAAGAAATTGCTTACTTTAAAATTAACCGAAGTAAAACTAAATTAATAGGTAACAACTAGTAGATAATAGTTTTGTTAGTTATGCGCTGCTTTAACGGTATTAGCCATTAGCATAGCTACCGTTAAGGGGCCTACGCCGCCGGGTACCGGGCTGTAAGCCGCTGGCGTAGCGTCATCAAGCAACATATCACCTACAAGGCCGCTGTCGGTACGGCTAATGCCTACATCTATCACCACCGTACCGGCTTTTAACTGGCTGCTTTTAATAAAGTGCGGCTTACCTGCGGCCGAAACTATTATATCGGCCATAGCCAGCTCGTTAGCCAAATTAGCGGTAGCGCTATGGGCTATGGTAACGGTGGCCGTAGCCTGTAATAAAAGCTGTGCCACCGGCTGGCCCACAATGGCGCTGCTGCCAATTACTAACGCCTTTTTAGCCGCCGGCGGCCTTTGGTAAAAACGAAGTAGTTCCATAACGGCTAAAGCTGTGCAGGGCGTAAAGTAAAATTCGTTATCGCCGCTTAATAAACGGCCCCTGTTTAAAGGGTGCAAACCATCAACATCTTTATAAGGATTAATAGCTTCGGCTATTTTATGGGCATTAATATGGCCCGGCAAAGGCAGTTGGCAAATAACAGCGTTAATGTTACTATCGTTATTTAAATTATTAATATTAGCCAGTAACTCGGCCTCTGTGATGTTAACGGGATATTGGTAAAGCCGGGTATTAATGCCCAGCCGGCCGGCTATTTTTTGTTTATGACCAATATAAACAAGGCTGGCCGGGTTATCGCCCACCAAAATAATGGCTAACTGGGGTATCACCCCTTTAGCTTGTAAAAGCTGCACCTGCCCGCTTAATTGTGTATAAATTTTTTCGGTAATGGGTTTAGCCAGCAGTTCTGTAACTTGCATACTAAAACCCATCAATAGTAGTTAGCGGCAAAGCATCGTAAAGCTGTAATAAATTGCCCTGCCCTACACTAATATGGTTACGGTTAGTAAAAGCTAAATCATTTGCCCATTCTCCGCGCTGATTAACATAAAGATTCCACGCCGTGCTGGAGCTATTTAAGGCATCAAGGCTACGCATTAAATAAGCCCCTTGCTCGGAAGAACCGTTGCCTAAATGGTAATAAACCACACTAATATTATTGTAAGCGCGCATTAATAACGAGCTTAGCTCTAAAATATCGAGGTCGGCCAGCATACCGGCGGCGCTTAAAGCCAGTCTATCTTCTTCCAGCTCGTTAATTAATCTAAAGTAAAACCCCTGCGATAAGGCAAAGCTTTCTCTGGCCGCAAAGGTTGTAGCTAAACTAAATAAAATATTACGGTTATAACGGTCCATTTCGTGGGCTAAATAAAAATTGTGCAAGGCCAGCTCAAAATCGTCCCGGTTATAATAGATAACACCCATTTTATAGCGTACATTAGCCGTATCGTACCCATCTAACACCGCTCTATCAAAAAAGATTAAGGCCGAGTTAAAATCGCTGGAGTGGTTATAATAAAGCCTGCCCAATTCGGCATAGATACTGGCATGGCGGCTGCTGGGGCTAAGTACCCGGCGGTCTTTGGCATCTTCGTATTGCCTAAGCGCCTCTAAAAAGGCTATCTCGGCTTGCCGTGTTTCGCCCTCACGCAAGAGTAAACGGCCTAAACGTGCATAAATATTTATGCTCATCTCTAATTGAGCACGCGAGAAAGGCGTTTGCATTTCGAGGTGAGCCCTAGCTAAGTTTAAAGCCATGCGTTCTTCGGCCCGTTCGTTAATAATATTAAAGTAGCGGGCTAACTGAT comes from the Spirochaetaceae bacterium genome and includes:
- a CDS encoding methyl-accepting chemotaxis protein — translated: MNFKLNLRTKTLLILFGVITPGFVLLVLIFTSRINANYQNFSPRDILSLFWAFAGIGLVLVLLVNAVLINMVVKLIKEVSNFITTVENGDLTHIISEKIYSRSDEIGELAKHSNAMKTRLHYEIELVYDVADEVKLLCKEIDKDSDIIADSSSTQAANSEEISASIEELSSTIASNTENAKNTEDLAKKIVNNAQKGGAEVDRTVEAMQSIAEKIGIIEDIASQTNLLALNAAIEAARAGDAGRGFAVVAGEVRKLAERSAVSATEISELSKSSLEIANSAGSSINKIIPRIQETAELIQEVSTTTSHQKAGINQIEAAINQLSHSTQNNASSSEHLASAVTSLLSEIDKLEKEIAYFKINRSKTKLIGNN
- a CDS encoding bifunctional 5,10-methylenetetrahydrofolate dehydrogenase/5,10-methenyltetrahydrofolate cyclohydrolase → MQVTELLAKPITEKIYTQLSGQVQLLQAKGVIPQLAIILVGDNPASLVYIGHKQKIAGRLGINTRLYQYPVNITEAELLANINNLNNDSNINAVICQLPLPGHINAHKIAEAINPYKDVDGLHPLNRGRLLSGDNEFYFTPCTALAVMELLRFYQRPPAAKKALVIGSSAIVGQPVAQLLLQATATVTIAHSATANLANELAMADIIVSAAGKPHFIKSSQLKAGTVVIDVGISRTDSGLVGDMLLDDATPAAYSPVPGGVGPLTVAMLMANTVKAAHN